A genome region from Bufo gargarizans isolate SCDJY-AF-19 chromosome 2, ASM1485885v1, whole genome shotgun sequence includes the following:
- the S1PR2 gene encoding sphingosine 1-phosphate receptor 2, producing the protein MSIYKHYLNVSKICEHYNHTKGIKKDSSSRDVISVIFIIICCVIILENILVLISVWRNKKFHSAMFFFIGNLAFSDLLTGCAYIANILLSGKTTFTLTPVAWFIREGTAFTTLAASVFSLLAIAIERHVAIVKVKVYSSDRNCRMIILIGACWVISMVIGGLPIIGWNCIGNLDECSTVFPLYAKKYILFVVTIFTIILISIVILYVRIYCIVKSSHAEIAAPQTLALLKTVTIVLGVFIICWLPAFTILLMDVACKVKSCSILYKADYFFGVATLNSALNPIIYTLRSKDMRREFLRVLCCWNYVQKNRNADKCMLHLRSSSSLERCTQKHYFPTSPVIKDCNTFV; encoded by the coding sequence ATGAGCATCTACAAGCATTACCTGAATGTGTCAAAGATCTGTGAACATTATAACCATACTAAAGGGATTAAAAAGGACAGCTCTTCTCGAGATGTCATCTCCGTAATCTTTATTATCATTTGCTGTGTCATTATCCTGGAGAACATTCTTGTCCTTATTTCAGTTTGGAGGAACAAGAAGTTTCACTCCGCCATGTTTTTTTTCATCGGAAATTTGGCATTTTCAGATCTTCTTACAGGATGTGCCTACATTGCTAATATCTTACTATCTGGTAAAACCACCTTCACATTAACTCCTGTGGCCTGGTTTATCCGTGAAGGCACGGCTTTCACAACTCTGGCTGCTTCTGTCTTCAGTCTGTTGGCTATAGCCATTGAAAGACATGTGGCTATTGTTAAAGTCAAAGTCTACAGCAGCGACAGGAACTGTAGGATGATAATCCTGATAGGAGCTTGTTGGGTTATTTCAATGGTTATCGGAGGTTTACCCATCATTGGCTGGAACTGCATTGGAAACTTGGATGAATGTTCCACCGTCTTCCCGCTCTATGCCAAAAAGTACATTTTGTTCGTAGTTACTATCTTCACAATTATACTAATCTCCATTGTGATTTTATATGTCCGTATATACTGTATTGTAAAGTCAAGCCATGCAGAAATAGCTGCACCACAGACTCTTGCCCTCCTTAAAACAGTAACGATAGTTCTTGGAGTTTTTATTATCTGCTGGCTTCCAGCTTTTACTATTCTCCTTATGGATGTGGCTTGTAAAGTGAAATCCTGCTCCATTCTCTACAAAGCTGACTACTTCTTCGGGGTGGCCACCTTGAATTCGGCATTGAACCCTATCATCTATACTCTGAGGAGCAAAGACATGAGAAGGGAATTTCTGAGGGTGCTTTGCTGTTGGAACTATGTGCAAAAGAACAGAAACGCTGATAAATGCATGCTCCACTTACGTAGTTCTAGCTCTTTAGAACGTTGCAcgcaaaaacactattttcccacCTCACCTGTCATAAAGGACTGCAATACGTTTGTGTGA